In Macadamia integrifolia cultivar HAES 741 unplaced genomic scaffold, SCU_Mint_v3 scaffold1400, whole genome shotgun sequence, a genomic segment contains:
- the LOC122063644 gene encoding WRKY transcription factor 71-like: MSDEARDLFHHDPFNEDDDHYQSAFQFSQPHQSHYHPSMYYNQTVHGVGETSSSRDLHGSDPSSFMSFTDCLHGSIDYNSLARAFDFSCSSPDVFGSSDNTALKLGSQGDSVGTGDISATATANSSVSSSSSEAAGEEDSGKSKKDQQHKGCEEGPEGQEKSKKVNKPKKKVEKRQREPRFAFMTKSEVDHLEDGYRWRKYGQKAVKNSPYPRSYYRCTSQKCTVKKRVERSFQDPSIVITTYEGQHIHPSPATLRGNAAAGLLMSPSMLTAPPTRPIFPQDFLIQMPQTSNQQGTETSSIYPQNLTSIRQLQLPDYGLLQDIVPSFIQKQEP, encoded by the exons ATGTCTGATGAAGCAAGAGATCTCTTTCACCATGACCCAtttaatgaagatgatgatcatTATCAATCAGCTTTCCAATTCTCTCAGCCTCATCAGAGTCATTATCATCCCTCTATGTATTATAACCAAACTGTTCATGGGGTTGGAGAGACTTCTTCATCTAGGGATCTGCATGGATCtgatccttcttctttcatgTCCTTCACTGACTGTTTACATGGTTCAATAGATTACAATTCACTAGCAAGAGCCTTCGACTTTTCATGCTCATCGCCGGATGTTTTCGGCTCCTCCGATAACACTGCTCTGAAGTTGGGTAGTCAGGGCGATTCAGTGGGTACTGGTGACATTTCAGCCACGGCGACGGCGAATTCATCGGTATCATCGTCTTCGAGTGAGGCAGCTGGTGAGGAAGACTCAGGGAAGAGCAAGAAAGATCAACAGCACAAAGGTTGTGAAGAAGGACCTGAAGGGCAAGAAAAGTCTAAGAAAGT AAACAAACCCAAAAAGAAAGTAGAGAAGAGGCAAAGAGAACCGCGATTTGCTTTCATGACAAAAAGCGAGGTTGATCATCTTGAAGACGGATACAGATGGAGAAAATATGGGCAGAAGGCAGTCAAGAATAGTCCTTACCCAAG GAGCTATTATAGGTGCACCAGTCAGAAGTGCACTGTGAAGAAAAGGGTGGAAAGATCATTTCAGGACCCTTCAATTGTGATTACAACATATGAAGGCCAACACATCCATCCTAGCCCGGCAACACTTCGAGGGAATGCCGCTGCCGGACTATTAATGTCGCCTTCTATGTTAACAGCACCACCAACCAGACCCATCTTCCCCCAAGATTTTCTGATTCAAATGCCTCAAACAAGCAACCAGCAAGGCACTGAAACAAGCTCCATCTATCCACAAAACCTAACGAGTATTCGGCAGCTTCAGCTTCCAGACTATGGTCTTCTGCAGGACATAGTTCCTTCTTTCATCCAAAAACAAGAACCATGA